Genomic window (Verrucomicrobiota bacterium JB022):
CGCAAGGTGCCCACCAGCCGAGCATCCCAATACGCCGATACGATCCGGATCAATGTGATAGCGTTCCGCATTTGTCTGCACAAAGCTAAGCGCCGCAGCACAATCCAACAGGCTTTGCGGCCACGCCAACTCCGTGATCCGCAAAACAATTTCTTCATCACGTCCTCCGACGTTGAGCAAATAATCGGTTGAGAAAACGGCGTAGCCTGCCTCGACCAGATCGTTGGCAATAGAAGCAGTCCGCGCCTCAGCCTTGTCTCCATGCAACCACCCACCCCCGTGGATCAAGAGCACCGCAGGCAACGGCCGATCAAAACGCTCCACCGGTAGATAAACGTCGAGCGTCTCACCTCGTCCAGCGGGAAGAAACGCCACATCTCGAATAAGCTCCGGGCCGGCAGACAGAATGTTCATGAGAAACAAGCTTGTTAAAATCAGGAGGGAACGAAGGGGCATTGGCATCAGGGGCATATGAAAGTGATGTCTCTAAACTTCATCTCTTTCCCGCTATTTGCCATCTCAATTGCAGTCGCTCTGATGACTGACGACCACCCAGCGAAAAACGCCCGCTCCTTCCAGCGGAAGAGCGGGCGCATAAATCGAACGCTGCTTGGGCGGAAATCGACAGCAGGTTAAATGGCCGCTCACTCCTATCTAAAATCGTGCGACACCATCACGGGGCCGTCGGCGGTGTCGAGGCGTTGGATGGTGGAGGCGATGACGTGGATGGTGCCGTGCTGAAGCTGGAGTTCGCCGGTGATTTGCAGGTAGGGTTCGGAGACGATGGTGAGGCGGAGGCGTTCGAAGAGCTTGGAGTAGACGACGCAGTTGGCGATGCCGGTTTCGTCTTCGAGGCTGATGAACACGACGCCTTTGGCGGTGCCGGGGCGCTGTCGGCAGATGACGGCGCCGGCGACAGTGACGCGTTGGCCGGTGCGGCCCTGGCTCAGGCGGGCGGCGGTCCAGATGTGGGGCGGCAGGCCGGGGCGCAGTTGTTTGAGCGGGTGCGGACCGACCGTCATGCCCATCCCGCTGAAGTCGGCTTCGACGCGCTCCTGCGGGCTCATCGGTGGCAGCGGGTCGAGGTCGGGGATCTCTTCAGGGGCAGTGTCCGGGCCGCTAGCCTGGCTGGCGGCCCAGTCAAAAAGGTCACCGGGGGAGTGCACACGCTCGACCTCCCAGAGGGCGCGGCGCCGATTGCCGCAGAACGCGTTGAGCGCCCCCACCCTCGCCAGTGCGCGCAGTTCGTCGCGGGCAAAGCGGGTGCGGCGCTTGAAGTCATCGAGACTGCGGAATGGTGCTTCGTGCCGGGCCTGCAGCGCGGCTTCGATGGCTTGGCGGTTGACCCCGCGCACGCGGTCTAGGCCGAGCCGGATCGTGTGGTCGTCTTCGATCGTGCAGGCGGCCTGTGATTCGACCACGCACGGTGCGCGGAAGCGCAGGCCTCGGCGGCGAGCATCCTGGATCAACGTGGCGGACGAATAAAAGCCCATCGGCTGGTTGTTGAGCAGCCCGGTGTAAAACTCGGCCGCGCGGTGGACCTTGAGGTAGGCGCTGGCGTAGGCGATGAGGGCAAAGCTGATCGCGTGGCTCTCAGGGAAGCCGTAGAGCGCAAACGAGCTGATCGCCTTCACCATTTCCTCGACCACGTCTTCGCCGTAGCCTTGCTCGCGCAGGGCGCGCCGCAGCTTCGTCATGATGCGGTTCATGCGCTCTTCGCTGCGGTGGAAGCTCAACGCACGACGCAGCTCCTCGGCCTCGTCGCCGGAAAATTCGGCCATGATCATCGCCATGCGCAGCACCTGCTCCTGAAACAGCGGGATGCCCAACGTGCGGTCCAGCACCGGCCTCAAGCGCTCGTCGATAAAGGTGGGCCGCTCACGACCGGCCCGGCGCTCAAGGTAAGGGTGCGCTAGTCGGCCGGCGATTGGGCCAGGCCGGATGATCGCCACCTCAATCACGAGGTCGTAAAACTCGCGCGGCTGCATGCGCGGCAGGGTCGCCATCTGCGCCCGGCTCTCGACCTGGAACACGCCCACCGTATCCGCCGCGCAAAGCAGATCATAGGTGGCCGGGTCATCCTTCGGGATCTGCGCGAGGTCGATGCCCCTGCCCCGCTCGCGCGTCAGCTCGATCGCGTCCTGCATCACCGCCATCATGCCGAGGCCCAGCAGGTCGACCTTCACGATGCCGAGGTCTTCGCAGTCGTCCTTGTCCCACTGGCAGACGGTCCGGCCCAGCATCGAAGCGTTCTCGAGTGGCACCACGCTATCGAGCCGCCCCTGGCAGATCACCATGCCGCCGCTATGCTGCCCAAGGTGGCGCGGCAGGCCATACATCTGCCGATAGCAGTCGAGCAGCGCGGGCGTACGCGGGTGCTCGGCGCCGATCCCGGCCTGCGCGAGATGGTCCTTCAGCGCCATCGTGTGCTGGAAGTCGCCATGGTGGAAGAGCTGACTGAAGCGGCCCAGCAGCGCCTCGGGCAGGTTGAGCGCCTTGCCGATCTCGCGCACCGCGCTGCGGCCCCGGTAGGTGATCACGTTGGCCGTCATCGCCGCGCCGAGTCGGCCGTAACGCTCGTAGACCTCCTGGATGACGGATTCGCGCCGGTCGCCGCTGGGCAGATCAAGGTCGATGTCGGGCCAGCTTTTACGCCCCTCGGAGAGGAAGCGCTCGAAGAGCAGTTTGCCGCCCACCGGATCGACCGCTGTGATGCCGAGGCTGTAGCAGACGGTGCTGTTGGCCGCGCTGCCCCGCCCCTGTACAAGGATGCCCTTTTCGCGGCAGTAGTTGCAGATGTCCCAGACGATCAGGAAGTAACCGGCGAAGCCGAGCTTGGCGATCAGGGCCAGCTCGCGCTCAATCTGCGCCCGCACGGCCGGGCTGATGCCGCCGTAGCGTTGGGATGCGCCGAACCAGGTCACTTTGCGCAGGAACGAGTCCATCGTCTCACCCGCCGGCACCGGATAATCCGGGAAGCGGTAGCCGAGGTCGTGCAGCGTGAACTCGAGGCGATCGGCGACGCGCTGGGTATTGTCAACCAGCGCCGGGCAGTCGGCAAAGAGCCGCCGCATGGCTGCCTCGCCCTTCACATGCCGCTCGGAGTTGCGGCTGAGCAGCGTGCCCGCGGCGTCGAGGTGCGTGTGGTGGCGCAGGCAGGTAAAGATGTCGGCCACGCGCCGCCCTTCCGCCTTGGCATAATCGACTCCGCCGGTCGCGATGGCGGTCAGCCCTGTCTGTGTGGCGACATCCTGCAGCACGCGGTTCCAGACCGACTCGCCGCGCAGGTGGTGGCGTTGCAGCTCGATGCACAAGCGGTCGTGGGGGAAGATCGCCTGCAGGCGCGCGACGGACGCCTCAAGTCCCGCTTTGCCCTCGCGCTCCCAAGCCCGCCGCAGTGGTCCCTCCTGTGGATCTCCGGACAGCGCGATCAGTCCCTCGGCAAACTCCGGCAGCTCGTCCCAGGTCACCTGCGCCTCGCCCTTCGGCGCGCGCAGCAAGGCCCGGGTCAGCAGGCGGCTGAGGCCCTGATAACCCTCCTGCGTCGCCACCAACACCGGCAAGACAGAACCGTCTGCCATCACCAGTTCGCTGCCGACCAGCGGCCGCACGCCCTCTTCCTGTCCGGCGGCGTGAAAGCGGGCGGTGCCGTAGAGGCCGTTGCGGTCGAGCAGCGCCATCGCGGGCAATTCGGCGGACGACGCGGCGTCGATCAGCGCCTCAGGCTGGGAAGCGCCCCGGAGCCAGCTGAACGCGCTGCGGGCATGGAGTTCGACATAAGACATGGAAATTTGAACAGGAGTTAAAAGGAGTAACAGGAGTTGATGAATGAATTTCGGGACCGGATGACTCTCTTCATGTATTTCCGAACCCTCTTGCCACTCCCTAAACTCCTGTGCCTAAAGATTAATCATAAAGCCCTTCAACGAACCAGGCGCCGCCGTCGCAGAAGACGCGCAGGCAAGGGCCGGATTCGAGTTGCACGTCCCATTCTTCGCGGGACCAGCGGTGGTCGCGTTGCCACCATTGGCCGCCGCCGCGCCAAGGGCCGCGGGTGTCGGCGACAGGGCCGGCGTAGAGTTCGCTTTGCAGGTGACGCGGCTCGCCGTCGGTGAAGATGACCTGTACGGGCAGCGGCTGACGATATCGACGGAGCGCAGGACCCAGCGGCGGTGCGGAGACGTTCGCATCTTCGGGCGGAACTTCGCGCGGCAGGGCCTCCAGGCGGAAACTGTCGGGGCGGAAGGTGTCTTCGAGGCGCGGCGAACCGACGCGAGCGGAGCCGACCAGCCCGTTGAGCCGGGCCAGCGTGTCTTCAAAGCGCCAGGCGTCCTTCAGCGCCGTCTCAAACAGGCCACGTTGGCGGGCGCGCTCGGGAGTGGGCTTCAGGCGCAGGCCCAGCCCGGTGATGGCCGAGTCGAGCCGCAGGTTTTCAAGGTGGGCATGCAGGAGGCGACGGAGCAGTTCGGGGTCGCGCGTCGGTTCAGGCACGCGGAAACGCCGCTGATACGGCTCGCCCTGATCCTGCGTCAGCTCGAGCAGCATCGCCTCGGCCACGCGCTGCGCCGCACCCAAGCGCCGACACAGTTGCTCCAGCAGGCGTTGCAGCAAGAACAGCAGCGGCTCCAGTGTCTCCAGCACGTGCTCGAGCTCCACGAATTCCCGGTAGACCGGTGGCAGTTCGGCGTGACGCAAAAGCCGGTGCGTGCGGCCCGCCAAGCGGTCCCACCAAAGCAGGCCATCGGGGCCAAGGCGCTGCCCCACTTCGTGACGCGGCAGTCGGGCGAAATCCGCCAGCGTGTACAGCCCCCAGTCGGCGAGGATGCCTTGCAGCTTGGGCGTTCCGCCGAGCAAGGTCAGCGGGGTCTGCCGCAGGAAGTCGTGATGCGGCAGGTGGCCCTCCGCCAGCACGGTCACCGACTCCGCCGCCCGGGCAACGAGTTCGGCGAGGTCAGGTGTCGCGGCCACGCCAAAGCGCCCGTCGAGGTAGAGCTGCGCCAGCTCGTCGCGGATATGCTGGCCGGCGGCCTGCAGGGCAGCGGGGGCTTGATCGGTGCCGTCGAGGTCGAGCGTGCAAAGGCCGGGCTGCGTCACTTCCACCCTTGGCGTCAACGACCAAGCGGCCGTTAGTAGCAGGCGCGCCGCCGTGGCTTCGGCGTTCGGGTTGCGCGGCGAAAGCTCGATCGTCGCACACCGGGCCTGCGCTTGGGCGGCCGTCATGCCGGGCTCGATCAGGTGGTGGCGGGCAGCGGCGTTGCACTCGACCACGACCGACTGGCGACTCGAGCGGTCGATCACGCCAGCCGGATGCCGCCGTGCTGTTGGGCGACCGCGTAGCACGCTTTGCAGGGCAAAGTTGGGCAGATGGATTACCGCAAACATGGCGCTCCTTTACCCGGCGGCGAATTGCGAAGATTGACCGCCCGCCTGTCGGGACCGCAGCACCTGCGCTTCAAGCTGGGCGTGGACTGCGCCGGGCGGTTGCTCCAGGCTCGCGAGCCCAAGCGATGCGTTACTCAGCTCCAGCCGCAACTCGGCGCTCGGCACCATTGGCCGAGGAGTGAAAACCAGACAGACGCTTCCGTGCTGCGCCCCCACCCTTTGCAGGCGATACCAGAGCGTCGCGTGCGCCTGACGCAGCGCTTGCGCCGACGCGTCCCGCAGGTCGACCAGCAGCACCGGGAAGTTCTCGTCGCGCATCAGCAAGTCGGCCGCCTGCAGGGCCTGCGCCGCCTCCTGACACCGCACCCACAGCAGATGCGGCAACGCCTCCGCTCCGGCCGTCGCCGGATCGAAGCGATCGAGCGCATCGATCAGCGCCACAAACTGCCGCTCCCGCCGCGCCGCCCGGATCACCTGCACCAGCAGGCTCTGCGCCCCTCGCGAATCCGGCGCCGCCACCACCTCCGTCAACGCCCCCCGCGGCAGCCCGCCGCCCAGCGTCTCATCCAGCACCTCGATCCCCGTGGCAAAAGTATCCCGCTCCAGCGCCTCCCCTGCCCACTGCACCTTCTCCCCCAACTGCCTGCGCAGCCGCGCCAAAGCCTCCCGCCGATCCCCCGGAAATTGGGCGACCGCAGGCAACACACCCGGCATCGACTGACGTGAAGACGCTCCCATAATTAAATGAACACCCGTTCACTATTTGAGGGCGATTCCCGCACGTCAAGGCCATCGCTGCTAAGGGCCACGGAAGGCGTTACACCTCAGGCGAATCGGGTGGGACGCACGTGGCGGTGTAGGCTACAAGGCAGGCTCGCACCTCGACGCTGAACCAACGCTTTACATCCTGAGCAGACGCAAAGTTCGTCATCCTCGGGCTCGCGCCACGCCCATAAGTCACACGCAATCGACTCATTAACACCGCTATACGTCCTCGCTGCTTTCGCATTATGCGGCCAAGAACTGGAAGCTAATCTTAAACGATAGAACGAGCGTGGAGCATTCTAATGCTGATTGTAGTTTTCCTGAGAGTAGACAATATCCCGTCTTGCAGTATTGGCCAAGCAGAATCAGATGTCAGTTCTTTCACAAAAAGCATCAGCAATTCCTAACCGAAACTTCAATCAACAGATCCTATCTGCGCTGCAACTTGGCCGCATGTTCGTCCTCCATCTTTCAACGATATGTGCTATCCTAACTTCATTAATCCATTACATGGTTACAACGAGGTAATAACTCATCTACCATGTAAAGCGCGAAATCTACAATAGCTCCAAAAATCTGCTAAGCTATGGATTATGACAAGCCGCAAAAGGGAGCTCGATG
Coding sequences:
- a CDS encoding error-prone DNA polymerase, with amino-acid sequence MSYVELHARSAFSWLRGASQPEALIDAASSAELPAMALLDRNGLYGTARFHAAGQEEGVRPLVGSELVMADGSVLPVLVATQEGYQGLSRLLTRALLRAPKGEAQVTWDELPEFAEGLIALSGDPQEGPLRRAWEREGKAGLEASVARLQAIFPHDRLCIELQRHHLRGESVWNRVLQDVATQTGLTAIATGGVDYAKAEGRRVADIFTCLRHHTHLDAAGTLLSRNSERHVKGEAAMRRLFADCPALVDNTQRVADRLEFTLHDLGYRFPDYPVPAGETMDSFLRKVTWFGASQRYGGISPAVRAQIERELALIAKLGFAGYFLIVWDICNYCREKGILVQGRGSAANSTVCYSLGITAVDPVGGKLLFERFLSEGRKSWPDIDLDLPSGDRRESVIQEVYERYGRLGAAMTANVITYRGRSAVREIGKALNLPEALLGRFSQLFHHGDFQHTMALKDHLAQAGIGAEHPRTPALLDCYRQMYGLPRHLGQHSGGMVICQGRLDSVVPLENASMLGRTVCQWDKDDCEDLGIVKVDLLGLGMMAVMQDAIELTRERGRGIDLAQIPKDDPATYDLLCAADTVGVFQVESRAQMATLPRMQPREFYDLVIEVAIIRPGPIAGRLAHPYLERRAGRERPTFIDERLRPVLDRTLGIPLFQEQVLRMAMIMAEFSGDEAEELRRALSFHRSEERMNRIMTKLRRALREQGYGEDVVEEMVKAISSFALYGFPESHAISFALIAYASAYLKVHRAAEFYTGLLNNQPMGFYSSATLIQDARRRGLRFRAPCVVESQAACTIEDDHTIRLGLDRVRGVNRQAIEAALQARHEAPFRSLDDFKRRTRFARDELRALARVGALNAFCGNRRRALWEVERVHSPGDLFDWAASQASGPDTAPEEIPDLDPLPPMSPQERVEADFSGMGMTVGPHPLKQLRPGLPPHIWTAARLSQGRTGQRVTVAGAVICRQRPGTAKGVVFISLEDETGIANCVVYSKLFERLRLTIVSEPYLQITGELQLQHGTIHVIASTIQRLDTADGPVMVSHDFR
- a CDS encoding DNA polymerase Y family protein — encoded protein: MFAVIHLPNFALQSVLRGRPTARRHPAGVIDRSSRQSVVVECNAAARHHLIEPGMTAAQAQARCATIELSPRNPNAEATAARLLLTAAWSLTPRVEVTQPGLCTLDLDGTDQAPAALQAAGQHIRDELAQLYLDGRFGVAATPDLAELVARAAESVTVLAEGHLPHHDFLRQTPLTLLGGTPKLQGILADWGLYTLADFARLPRHEVGQRLGPDGLLWWDRLAGRTHRLLRHAELPPVYREFVELEHVLETLEPLLFLLQRLLEQLCRRLGAAQRVAEAMLLELTQDQGEPYQRRFRVPEPTRDPELLRRLLHAHLENLRLDSAITGLGLRLKPTPERARQRGLFETALKDAWRFEDTLARLNGLVGSARVGSPRLEDTFRPDSFRLEALPREVPPEDANVSAPPLGPALRRYRQPLPVQVIFTDGEPRHLQSELYAGPVADTRGPWRGGGQWWQRDHRWSREEWDVQLESGPCLRVFCDGGAWFVEGLYD